In Pseudobacter ginsenosidimutans, the following are encoded in one genomic region:
- a CDS encoding class I SAM-dependent methyltransferase — MYLLIPGRHQLLTKFQFKYLQDIISKGLQSFTDVFGKPVEKNEKIDAVLFAVTSSNHSNTRRNPLPFYLRAISIEAFGNDLGIPTYIYGIDDVGNLPNFADYTIKRIKHESEGQIDCTPENTVVVCSTNVLNMYHHLGFTILPAELDNIETWHHHMAMPWDVVEKISTSENWQQEPFVQEYMHPASFNVWQKYRIAEKVQLLFRDAMISNDGDLTETRDYNVYVRQMDDIAEMKYQDTANFIQPGRIGDIGCAVGSWIKLACKDERFRESDFYGIEVSRYLYELCQQRKINGEFNNPFVFFSKKNAVTGLAFDRSSMNTIHTSSLTHEIESYGSRQDLLQFIRNRFEELVHGGVWINRDVVAPYNKHQEVYLWLNDEDGSNADPHRILESKSSLSEYLQQLSTYARFLRFAKDFRKQEGYKLSYAETIFEQKRYIRLSLGDAAEFLSRKDYTDNWQSEMHETFCFWDFDEWKNEMQNAGFKIHPSSVAFTNDWIVENRWVGKTALFTVKNNQLVPEPWPVTTMFLIGVKP, encoded by the coding sequence ATGTACCTGCTCATTCCCGGACGCCATCAATTGTTGACGAAGTTTCAGTTCAAATACCTTCAGGATATCATCAGCAAAGGCCTGCAGAGTTTTACGGATGTCTTTGGCAAACCGGTGGAAAAAAATGAAAAAATAGACGCAGTGCTGTTTGCAGTTACTTCGTCCAACCATTCCAATACACGCCGGAACCCGCTGCCATTCTATCTCAGGGCCATTTCCATCGAAGCATTTGGCAATGATCTCGGCATCCCCACATATATATACGGCATCGATGATGTAGGCAATCTTCCCAACTTCGCCGACTATACCATCAAACGCATCAAACATGAAAGTGAAGGACAAATCGATTGTACTCCCGAAAACACCGTGGTAGTTTGTTCCACCAATGTGCTGAACATGTACCATCATCTCGGTTTCACTATTCTGCCGGCAGAGCTGGACAATATCGAAACATGGCATCATCATATGGCTATGCCCTGGGATGTGGTGGAAAAAATTTCCACAAGCGAGAACTGGCAACAGGAACCTTTCGTGCAGGAATACATGCACCCTGCCTCATTCAACGTGTGGCAGAAATACAGGATCGCAGAAAAAGTGCAGCTGCTTTTCCGCGATGCCATGATCAGCAATGATGGCGACCTCACTGAAACCCGCGACTACAACGTGTATGTACGCCAGATGGATGATATTGCAGAAATGAAATACCAGGACACTGCCAATTTCATTCAGCCTGGCCGTATCGGCGATATTGGTTGTGCAGTAGGGAGCTGGATCAAACTCGCCTGTAAAGATGAACGATTCAGGGAATCCGATTTCTATGGTATCGAAGTATCACGTTATCTCTATGAACTTTGTCAGCAGCGGAAGATCAATGGAGAATTCAATAATCCATTTGTCTTCTTTTCCAAGAAAAACGCCGTGACCGGACTCGCCTTCGATCGCAGCTCCATGAACACGATCCATACAAGCAGCCTCACACATGAAATAGAATCTTATGGCAGCCGTCAGGACCTGCTCCAGTTCATTCGCAACCGCTTTGAGGAACTTGTACATGGCGGCGTTTGGATCAACCGCGATGTGGTGGCGCCTTACAACAAACACCAGGAAGTATATCTCTGGTTGAATGATGAAGATGGCAGCAACGCTGATCCGCATCGCATCCTGGAAAGCAAATCCTCTTTATCGGAATACCTGCAGCAATTGTCTACCTATGCACGCTTCCTTCGCTTCGCAAAGGATTTCAGGAAACAGGAAGGCTATAAGCTGTCTTATGCAGAAACAATTTTTGAACAGAAAAGATATATCCGTCTTTCTCTTGGAGATGCTGCCGAATTCCTCAGCCGCAAGGACTATACGGATAACTGGCAGAGTGAAATGCACGAAACCTTCTGCTTCTGGGATTTCGACGAATGGAAAAATGAAATGCAAAATGCTGGTTTCAAGATCCACCCATCGTCGGTAGCATTCACCAATGACTGGATCGTGGAAAACAGGTGGGTTGGCAAGACAGCCCTTTTCACTGTAAAGAACAATCAGTTGGTACCTGAGCCCTGGCCGGTCACCACCATGTTCCTGATCGGAGTGAAACCGTAA
- a CDS encoding SDR family NAD(P)-dependent oxidoreductase, translated as MTYTLITGAGSGLGRAFAVECARRRKNLVLFSLPGSNLESLAAELKTEYGIKVQCYEFDLRDTDALQLYASTVTDQFNIDFLISNAGIGGTSALTDTPLERIDDIIQLNVRSTSLLTRLLIPHLLKQPSSYILNVSSMAAFTPIAYKTVYPASKAFISSFSLGLREEFAGTGLSVSVLYPGPIMTNSNTSRRIIHQGMKGKMGLLSTSDIARIAVKKTLSRYPVIIPGMMNKLNQFLMWFLPLGFRLRLVSKEVKKEMQWSAT; from the coding sequence ATGACTTACACATTGATCACAGGAGCAGGCTCGGGATTAGGCAGGGCGTTTGCCGTGGAGTGCGCGAGGAGAAGGAAGAATCTTGTTTTGTTCTCCCTGCCTGGCAGCAATCTTGAAAGCCTGGCCGCTGAACTGAAAACCGAATACGGCATTAAAGTGCAGTGCTATGAATTTGATCTGAGAGACACTGATGCATTGCAGTTATATGCCAGTACTGTTACGGATCAATTCAATATCGATTTCCTGATCAGCAATGCCGGCATCGGCGGAACTTCCGCTCTCACAGACACACCACTGGAGAGGATCGACGATATCATTCAACTCAACGTGAGAAGCACTTCATTACTGACTCGACTGTTGATACCGCACCTGCTCAAACAACCCAGCAGTTATATCCTGAACGTGAGCAGCATGGCAGCTTTCACACCTATCGCCTATAAAACAGTCTACCCTGCTTCCAAAGCATTCATCTCTTCTTTTTCACTTGGATTGCGGGAAGAGTTCGCAGGAACCGGATTATCAGTCAGCGTGCTCTATCCCGGTCCGATCATGACCAACAGCAATACCAGCAGACGCATCATTCACCAGGGAATGAAGGGGAAGATGGGATTGCTATCCACTTCAGATATCGCACGCATAGCCGTGAAAAAAACATTATCACGATATCCCGTGATCATTCCCGGTATGATGAACAAACTCAACCAATTCCTGATGTGGTTCCTTCCACTGGGATTCAGGTTAAGACTGGTATCCAAAGAAGTAAAAAAAGAAATGCAGTGGTCTGCCACCTGA
- a CDS encoding NUDIX hydrolase, with translation MTRSGSDIKVAVDAIVFGYSKQEGVSILLIQRKYPPFKNAWAIPGGFLLPDETLEDAVRRELREETGIEVNYLEQLYTFGAPNRDPRQRIISIAYMALVKSSLFQQLKASTDAENAQWFNFRELPPLAFDHKAILDTAIERIRTKIRYQPIGFELLDKKFPFADLEKLYIALLGRDIDRRNFSKKMLALGILDETNEYAKPEGKGRPSKMYQFNKKRYQQLEREGIHFEI, from the coding sequence ATGACCAGGTCCGGTTCTGATATTAAAGTTGCGGTGGATGCCATCGTTTTCGGTTACTCCAAGCAGGAAGGTGTTTCTATTCTGCTGATCCAGCGGAAATATCCTCCGTTCAAAAATGCCTGGGCTATCCCGGGTGGATTCCTGTTACCGGATGAAACGCTGGAAGATGCGGTGAGAAGGGAGTTGCGTGAAGAAACAGGCATTGAAGTGAATTATCTGGAACAGCTGTATACGTTCGGAGCGCCCAATCGCGATCCGAGGCAACGGATCATTTCCATCGCTTACATGGCATTGGTGAAAAGCAGTTTGTTCCAGCAATTGAAAGCCAGTACCGATGCAGAGAATGCGCAATGGTTCAATTTCAGGGAACTGCCGCCACTGGCCTTCGATCATAAAGCTATTCTCGATACAGCTATCGAGAGGATCCGTACCAAGATCCGCTACCAGCCAATCGGCTTTGAACTGCTTGACAAAAAATTCCCCTTTGCAGATCTTGAAAAATTGTACATCGCACTTTTAGGAAGGGATATCGACAGAAGGAATTTCTCCAAAAAAATGCTGGCCCTCGGCATTTTAGATGAAACCAATGAATACGCCAAACCAGAAGGAAAGGGCCGTCCCAGCAAGATGTACCAGTTCAATAAGAAACGTTACCAGCAATTAGAAAGAGAAGGGATCCATTTCGAGATCTAA
- the lpdA gene encoding dihydrolipoyl dehydrogenase, which produces MATDFDLVVIGSGPGGYTAAIRASQLGFKTAIVEKYPVLGGTCTNVGCIPSKAMLDSSENFDIINHKVGKQGIEVSGAKVNFPQLTERNRNVVKQNNDGLNFLMRKNKIQVLTGVASFVDNTKINITNGSEQPKSVTSKYFIIATGSKPSSIPGVNIDKERIITSTEALYLKEQPKEMVIIGGGVIGVELASAYHRIGTKITIIEYADSLIPTMDKELGKELQKLLTKGGINVLVNSPVKSAENTGSGVKVKFADANKNEQEINADYCLVAVGRRAYTTGLGLENTKVQVEKGLVVVNDQLQTAVENIYAIGDVVRGPMLAHKAEDEGVAVVDGIAGKPHKINYLRIPGVVYTWPEVAGVGYTEEQLKAEGIEYRKGKFPFMASGRARASDDTDGFVKVLSDPKYGEVLGVHIIGARAADLIAQAVLAMEFELTDNELCKISYAHPTFSEALKDAYLISSGRGAINI; this is translated from the coding sequence ATGGCAACAGATTTTGACCTTGTGGTAATCGGATCAGGCCCCGGCGGCTATACAGCTGCTATCAGGGCCTCACAGCTTGGATTTAAAACAGCGATAGTTGAAAAATATCCCGTTCTCGGAGGTACCTGTACCAACGTGGGGTGTATCCCTTCGAAAGCGATGCTGGACAGCTCGGAAAATTTTGACATCATCAACCACAAAGTAGGTAAGCAGGGCATAGAGGTGAGCGGTGCGAAAGTCAATTTCCCCCAGCTCACAGAAAGGAACAGGAATGTGGTGAAACAGAATAACGACGGCCTGAACTTCCTGATGAGAAAAAACAAGATCCAGGTACTGACAGGCGTGGCCAGTTTTGTTGACAATACCAAAATCAATATCACCAACGGTTCAGAACAACCGAAATCGGTGACCAGCAAATACTTCATCATCGCCACCGGTTCCAAACCATCTTCCATCCCCGGCGTGAATATCGACAAAGAACGAATCATCACATCCACTGAAGCGCTTTACCTGAAGGAACAGCCGAAGGAAATGGTGATCATCGGCGGAGGAGTAATTGGTGTGGAACTGGCTTCAGCCTATCATCGTATTGGCACAAAGATCACCATCATCGAGTATGCTGACAGCCTGATCCCAACAATGGACAAGGAACTTGGCAAGGAGTTGCAGAAGCTCCTCACAAAAGGCGGCATCAATGTGCTGGTGAATTCTCCGGTGAAATCCGCAGAGAACACAGGTTCCGGCGTGAAAGTGAAATTTGCTGACGCGAACAAGAACGAACAGGAGATCAATGCCGATTATTGCCTGGTTGCAGTAGGCCGCCGCGCTTACACTACAGGACTGGGACTGGAGAACACGAAAGTGCAGGTAGAGAAAGGACTGGTGGTAGTGAACGATCAATTGCAGACAGCAGTTGAAAATATCTATGCCATTGGCGATGTGGTCCGCGGCCCCATGCTGGCGCACAAAGCAGAGGACGAAGGCGTGGCCGTAGTTGATGGCATTGCCGGAAAACCGCATAAGATCAATTACCTCCGCATTCCTGGTGTAGTGTACACCTGGCCTGAAGTTGCAGGAGTTGGTTACACCGAAGAACAACTGAAAGCTGAAGGGATCGAGTACCGTAAAGGAAAATTCCCCTTCATGGCAAGCGGCCGTGCACGCGCATCAGACGATACTGATGGATTTGTAAAAGTACTCAGCGATCCCAAATATGGCGAAGTATTGGGTGTTCATATCATTGGCGCGAGAGCTGCTGACCTGATTGCGCAGGCTGTACTGGCTATGGAGTTTGAACTTACCGATAATGAGCTCTGCAAGATCTCTTACGCTCACCCAACTTTCTCCGAAGCGTTGAAAGATGCCTACCTGATCTCATCAGGCCGCGGAGCGATCAATATTTAA